TGGTCGAGCAGGGCTATGCGGTGACGGGGTTGAACATTCGGGTGCTTGACGCGCCTGATGAGAGCCCTTCGCTGAGGCCTTCGCCGCTGGTGATCAGTGACCATCCTGATTTTCAGATTCCGGTGTTGAGCCTGAACCTGAGCCGGAAGTTCCGCGATGAGGTTATTGGTTATTTTCATGAGGATTATCTTGGCGGGAGGACGCCCAACCCCTGCATGGTCTGCAACAAGAAGATCAAGTGGTTTGGCCTCTTTGAGGGGCTGCGGCTGCTTGATGCTGATTTTGTTGCGACGGGCCATTTTGCGGCCACCTCTTTCAGTGAGGGAAGATATCGCCTCTATAAAGGGGCAGATCCGGAAAAGGATCAGAGTTATTTTCTCTGGATGCTTTCGCAGGGTGACCTGGCCAGAACCCTTTTTCCGCTTGGAGAGTTGACCAAACCGGAGGTGCGTGCGCTGGCCCGCTCTTTTGGGGTTAGGGCGGCTGAAAAGAGGGAGAGTCAGGAGATCTGTTTTGTGCCGCAGGATGATTATTGCGGCTACCTTGCCAGCGCTATCCCCGGCCTGGCCGAACGGGTGGCGGATGGCGATATTGTGGATGAGTCGGGCCGGGTTATTGGTAAGCACCGGGGATATCCCTTCTATACTATTGGCCAGCGCCGGGGGCTTGGTGTTTCGGCCAAAGAGCCGCTCTATGTGACGGCGCTCGACACGGAGCAGAACCGGATTGAGGTTGGAAAAAAGTCTTCGCTGGAGTGCAGCTCGCTTGTTGCGTCCGGGATAAACTTGATCGGTATGGAGAGGCCCAACATCCCGATTGAGGCTTATGGAAAAATCCGTTATCGTGACCGGGAGACTCCCTGCACGCTTGAGCCGTTCGGTGAAAACTCGGCAACGGTTTCGTTCAGCACACCAAAAAGCGCCGTGGCGAAGGGGCAGGCGGCAGTTTTTTACCGCGATCGTGAAGTGCTCGGCGGCGGCTTTATTACGCAGGTCATGCAGGAATCACATCAGTAACCATATTGTACTATCATGCTTCAACGACACCACCTTTCGCTTACCTATCTGGATCTTCCACCGGCAAGGCCGGAAGATGCCCCGCTTATGATTATGCTGCATGGTTATGGCAGCAATGAAAGGGATCTGATTCAGCTTGCTCCTTCGCTGAGGCCGGAGTTCCGTTATGTCAGTGCACGGGCGCCGCAGAAGATGGATTTTGGCATGTTCGGCTGGTTCCCGATCGAGTTTACCCCGACGGGTATCAGTGTGGATTATGTGGCGGCTCAACAGGCTCTTGATCAGTTTATCACCTTCATTGTTGAAATTATTGCCGAGTACCGACCTGCCGGGAACAAGGTTTTTTTGATGGGGTTCAGCCAGGGATCGGTGATGAGCTATTTGACGGCTTTTCATGCTCCGGAGCTGTTGCATGGCGTTATTGCCTGTTCAGGGCAGTTGCCTGAAAAAACGGTGCCGCATGAGAGCCTGAAGCCTGCGTTGCGCAAACTCCCCTTTCTGGTGATGCATGGCATCTATGATGATGTGCTGCCGATTGCCAAGGGGCGGGCTGCACATGCGTGGCTGCAGGAGCATATTGAGGATTTAACGTATCGTGAGTACCCGATTGCTCACCAGATTGCCGACAGTGGCATTGAGCTGATCTGCTCCTGGCTTGAAAAGAGAGTGCCGGAAGCTTCGGAAAAAGAGTAATCACCCGGGCTTTTGCCGTATATTCTTTTTTTTTAACCACCGCCCTGCTTTAACGAAGTTCAGACGAATAAAAAACGAATGAAGGACACACTACTCAACAGCCTCGAAGAGCGCATTCTTGTGCTCGACGGTGCGATGGGCACCATGATTCAGCGCCATAAGCTGAAGGAGGCTGATTACCGGGGTACCCGGTTTGCCAACCACTCGCATCCGCTTATCGGGAACAATGATATTCTGGTGCTGACCCGCCCGGATATCATCTATGCGCTCCACTGCGATTTTCTTGAAGCGGGTTCTGATATTATCGAAACCAATACCTTCAATGCCAACCCGATCTCACAGGCGGACTATAGCGCCTCTGATCTGGTGAAGGAGCTGAATGTTGAGGCTGCCCGACTTGCAAGGAGGGCGGCGGATGAGTATACGGCCCGCAACCCTGATAAACCGCGTTTTGTTGCCGGTTCAATCGGCCCGACCAACAAGACGCTTTCGCTCTCTCCGGATGTGAATAATCCCGGCTTCCGGGCCGTCACCTTCCAGGAGGTTGTTGATAACTACACTCTGCAGCTTGAGGGGCTTATGGAGGGTGGCGTTGACCTGCTGCTGGTTGAAACGGTCTTCGATACCCTGAACTGCAAGGCTGCGCTCTTTTCGATTGAGGAGTTTTTCAACCGTACCGGTGTGCGCATACCGGTCATGGTATCGGGAACGGTTGTGGACGCCAGTGGCCGCACCCTCTCCGGCCAGACTACGGAGGCTTTCTGGATCTCTATCGCCCACATGCCTGACCTGCTCTCTATCGGGCTCAATTGTGCGCTTGGTTCGAAACAGATGCGCCCCTTCATTGAGGCGCTTGCCGGAATTGCCGAGAGCTATGTGAGCGTCTATCCCAATGCCGGCCTGCCGAACGAGTTTGGGGAGTATGATGACTCTCCGGAATATATGGCCGGGCAGATTGCCGGTTTTGCCACCTCCGGCTTTGTCAATATTGTTGGCGGCTGCTGTGGAACAACTCCGCAGCATATCAAGGCTATTGCCGAGGCGGTCGAAAAGCTGCAACCGCGCAGGCGTCCGGTTAAAAAGCATGAGCTGCAGCTCTCCGGACTTGAGCCGCTCTTTGTTAACCGCACAACGGGCTTCATCAATGTCGGTGAACGCACCAATGTGACTGGATCGAAAAAATTTTCCCGCCTTATCAAGGAGAGCAAGTATGATGAAGCGCTCTCGATTGCCCGCCAGCAGGTGGAGAGTGGCGCCCAGGTTATTGATGTCAATGTGGATGAGGGGATGCTCGACTCCGAGGTTGTGATGAGGGAGTTTCTCAACCTGATCGGTTCTGAGCCGGAAATTTCACGCGTGCCGGTGATGATCGACAGTTCGAAATGGTCAGTTATCGAGAGTGGTCTGCGCTGCGTTCAGGGAAAGAGCATTGTGAACTCCATCAGCCTCAAGGAGGGTGAAGCTCTCTTTATCGAGAGGGCCCGCAAGGTGTTGCAGTATGGCGCCGCCACGGTGGTGATGGCCTTCGACGAGGAGGGACAGGCGGACAGTTATCAGCGTCGCATCGAGATCTGCAAACGCGCCTACGATATCCTGACCCAGCAGGTCGGCTTCCCTCCCGAGGATATTATTTTCGATCCCAACGTGCTGACGGTGGCTACGGGTATTGACGAGCACAATAATTACGCAGTTGATTTTATCGAGACGGTACGATGGATCAAGGAGAATCTGCCCCATGCGAAGGTTTCGGGTGGTATCAGCAATGTCTCCTTCTCCTTCCGGGGCAATGAAACCGTACGGGAGGCGATGCACGCCGCATTCCTCTACCATGCTATTCAGGCGGGGCTCGACATGGGGATCGTCAACGCCGGCCAGCTTGCCATCTATGAGGATATTGAGCCTGAGCTGCTGCTTCGGGTTGAGGATGTGCTGCTGAACCGCCGGGCGGATGCTACGGAACGGCTTGTCAGCTTTGCTGAAACCATTCAGAGTGGCGGTGAAAAAATCGAGGCAAAGGCGGCTGAATGGCGGAGCCTGCCGGTTGAAGAGCGGCTGCGCCATGCATTGATCAAGGGAATTGTTGAGCATATTGAAGAGGATACCGAAGAGGCCCGCCAGCTCTACCCGAGTCCGCTCCAGGTGATTGAGGGGCCGCTGATGAACGGGATGAACGCCATCGGCGACCTTTTTGCCGAGGGGAAGATGTTTCTGCCGCAGGTGGTCAAGAGCGCCCGCGTCATGAAGCGTTCGGTTGCCGTGCTTCTGCCCTACATTGCAGCGGAGAAGGCGCTGAACAAGGATACCCGTGCGGCGGCCAAGGTGCTGCTTGCAACGGTGAAGGGTGACGTGCATGATATCGGCAAGAATATTGTGGCTGTTGTGCTCGCCTGCAATAATTATGATGTTGTCGATATCGGCGTCATGATGCCGTGCGACAAGATTCTTGAAGCGGTGGAGCGTGAAAAGGCTGATCTGCTTGGTTTGAGCGGCCTCATCACCCCTTCGCTGGATGAGATGGTGCATGTTGCCAGCGAGATGGAGCGGCTTGGCATGACAATCCCGCTCCTTATCGGTGGCGCCACCACATCGAGGATGCATACGGCCGTGAAAATTGCTCCGGTCTATTCGGGCGCGGTTGTTCAGGTGCTCGATGCTTCCCGGAGTGTTCCGGTAGTCAACAGTCTGCTCAATCCGGCGCTCAGCCCCGACTACATTGCCGGGCTCAAGGCGGAGCAGGCCGGACTGCGGGAGAGCCATGCGTCACGCGCTGCCGGTAAAAAATATCTCACGCTTCAGGAGGCACGCAACAACCGCCTGGCACTTCAGGGCAGCATCTGCAAGCCGCTGCAACCGGGAATTACCCTGTTTGAACATGTTACCGCAGGAGAGCTTCGCCCCTATATCGACTGGACTCCCTTTTTCATGACCTGGGAGCTGCATGGCCGCTACCCGCAGATTCTTGACGACCCAAAGTACGGCAGCGAAGCAAAAAAGCTCTTTGATGACGCCAACAGCCTGCTCGACCGGATTGAACAGGAGCAACTGCTTGGCCTGAAAGGTGTTGCCGGACTCTTCCCTGCCAACAGCTCGGGGGATGATATTGAGGTCTACTCAGACGAGAGCCGCACCAGCCTGCTTGCGATACTGCACACGCTCCGCCAGCAGCAGGAGAAGGGTGAGCCGAATCTGGCGCTGGCGGACTTTATCGCCCCTGTTGGCTCGGGACTGGAAGATTACATCGGGGCGTTTGCCGTCACTGCCGGGCTCGGTATTGAAAAGGGACTCAGGGAGTTCAGCGATCAGCAGGACGACTACCACCGCATCATGATGCAGGCGCTTGCCGACCGTCTGGCTGAGGCCTTTGCGGAGATGCTGCACGAGCGTGTTCGCCGTGAGCTTTGGGGCTATGAGTGCGCTGAAAAGAGAGATGGCGACAAAGGATGTGCCTGTCATCCCGCCCCCCAGTGCCAGCCACACCCGATCCATGAGCTGCTTGCCGAGAAGTACCAGGGCATCCGCCCCGCTCCGGGCTATCCTGCCTGCCCGGATCACACGGAGAAGGCGGAGCTGTTCACCCTGTTGAATGCCGAAACCAATACAGGCATCACGCTCACGGAAACCTTCGCCATGAAACCGGCAGCTTCGGTCTGCGGCCTCTACTTTGCCCACCCGCAGGCAAAGTATTTCATGCTCGGGAAAATCGGGCGGGATCAGGTTGAGGAGTACGCGGAGCGCAAGGGAATGAGCATCAAGGAAACGGAAAAGTGGCTTGCCCCTGCCTTGAATTACGATCCGGAATAAAAATCCGGAACTCACCATCCTCAACACCTGCAGCAGTTCTACC
The DNA window shown above is from Pelodictyon phaeoclathratiforme BU-1 and carries:
- the mnmA gene encoding tRNA 2-thiouridine(34) synthase MnmA — translated: MSVQKKVVVGISGGVDSAVSACLLVEQGYAVTGLNIRVLDAPDESPSLRPSPLVISDHPDFQIPVLSLNLSRKFRDEVIGYFHEDYLGGRTPNPCMVCNKKIKWFGLFEGLRLLDADFVATGHFAATSFSEGRYRLYKGADPEKDQSYFLWMLSQGDLARTLFPLGELTKPEVRALARSFGVRAAEKRESQEICFVPQDDYCGYLASAIPGLAERVADGDIVDESGRVIGKHRGYPFYTIGQRRGLGVSAKEPLYVTALDTEQNRIEVGKKSSLECSSLVASGINLIGMERPNIPIEAYGKIRYRDRETPCTLEPFGENSATVSFSTPKSAVAKGQAAVFYRDREVLGGGFITQVMQESHQ
- a CDS encoding alpha/beta hydrolase, which encodes MLQRHHLSLTYLDLPPARPEDAPLMIMLHGYGSNERDLIQLAPSLRPEFRYVSARAPQKMDFGMFGWFPIEFTPTGISVDYVAAQQALDQFITFIVEIIAEYRPAGNKVFLMGFSQGSVMSYLTAFHAPELLHGVIACSGQLPEKTVPHESLKPALRKLPFLVMHGIYDDVLPIAKGRAAHAWLQEHIEDLTYREYPIAHQIADSGIELICSWLEKRVPEASEKE
- the metH gene encoding methionine synthase; the encoded protein is MKDTLLNSLEERILVLDGAMGTMIQRHKLKEADYRGTRFANHSHPLIGNNDILVLTRPDIIYALHCDFLEAGSDIIETNTFNANPISQADYSASDLVKELNVEAARLARRAADEYTARNPDKPRFVAGSIGPTNKTLSLSPDVNNPGFRAVTFQEVVDNYTLQLEGLMEGGVDLLLVETVFDTLNCKAALFSIEEFFNRTGVRIPVMVSGTVVDASGRTLSGQTTEAFWISIAHMPDLLSIGLNCALGSKQMRPFIEALAGIAESYVSVYPNAGLPNEFGEYDDSPEYMAGQIAGFATSGFVNIVGGCCGTTPQHIKAIAEAVEKLQPRRRPVKKHELQLSGLEPLFVNRTTGFINVGERTNVTGSKKFSRLIKESKYDEALSIARQQVESGAQVIDVNVDEGMLDSEVVMREFLNLIGSEPEISRVPVMIDSSKWSVIESGLRCVQGKSIVNSISLKEGEALFIERARKVLQYGAATVVMAFDEEGQADSYQRRIEICKRAYDILTQQVGFPPEDIIFDPNVLTVATGIDEHNNYAVDFIETVRWIKENLPHAKVSGGISNVSFSFRGNETVREAMHAAFLYHAIQAGLDMGIVNAGQLAIYEDIEPELLLRVEDVLLNRRADATERLVSFAETIQSGGEKIEAKAAEWRSLPVEERLRHALIKGIVEHIEEDTEEARQLYPSPLQVIEGPLMNGMNAIGDLFAEGKMFLPQVVKSARVMKRSVAVLLPYIAAEKALNKDTRAAAKVLLATVKGDVHDIGKNIVAVVLACNNYDVVDIGVMMPCDKILEAVEREKADLLGLSGLITPSLDEMVHVASEMERLGMTIPLLIGGATTSRMHTAVKIAPVYSGAVVQVLDASRSVPVVNSLLNPALSPDYIAGLKAEQAGLRESHASRAAGKKYLTLQEARNNRLALQGSICKPLQPGITLFEHVTAGELRPYIDWTPFFMTWELHGRYPQILDDPKYGSEAKKLFDDANSLLDRIEQEQLLGLKGVAGLFPANSSGDDIEVYSDESRTSLLAILHTLRQQQEKGEPNLALADFIAPVGSGLEDYIGAFAVTAGLGIEKGLREFSDQQDDYHRIMMQALADRLAEAFAEMLHERVRRELWGYECAEKRDGDKGCACHPAPQCQPHPIHELLAEKYQGIRPAPGYPACPDHTEKAELFTLLNAETNTGITLTETFAMKPAASVCGLYFAHPQAKYFMLGKIGRDQVEEYAERKGMSIKETEKWLAPALNYDPE